One part of the Thermococcus radiotolerans genome encodes these proteins:
- a CDS encoding glycerophosphodiester phosphodiesterase family protein produces the protein MWERDRVIVLGHRGYMSAYPENSLLAFRKAIETGADGIELDVWLTRDGKVIVMHDESIDRTSNMSGNQKNMTVEELKKADIGMGERIPTLEEVFEALPEDALINIELKDTDAAGEVAKIVAQNGPERVMVSSFIIDALREYRKHDKETVMGLLIDREEVVPLIPQLKGELNLWSINVPMEAIPLIGFEKTVQALHWARSLGLRVVLWAENDVLFYRDDNLAKLRGLFDVVITNDVEKMLGYLKTLGLR, from the coding sequence ATGTGGGAACGCGATAGGGTTATCGTCCTTGGACACAGGGGGTACATGAGCGCCTACCCCGAGAACAGTCTCCTGGCCTTCAGAAAGGCCATAGAGACAGGTGCGGATGGAATCGAGCTGGACGTATGGCTGACCAGGGACGGAAAGGTCATCGTCATGCACGACGAGAGCATAGACAGAACGAGCAACATGAGCGGAAACCAGAAGAACATGACGGTGGAGGAGCTGAAGAAGGCGGACATAGGCATGGGCGAAAGAATCCCGACGCTTGAGGAGGTTTTTGAGGCCCTCCCCGAGGATGCCCTAATCAACATCGAGCTCAAGGACACCGATGCGGCAGGGGAGGTCGCTAAAATAGTGGCTCAGAACGGCCCTGAGAGGGTCATGGTGTCCTCCTTCATCATAGACGCGCTCAGGGAGTACAGAAAGCACGACAAAGAGACCGTGATGGGACTGCTGATAGACCGCGAAGAAGTTGTCCCCCTTATTCCACAGCTGAAAGGGGAGCTTAACCTCTGGTCGATAAACGTCCCCATGGAGGCGATACCCCTCATCGGGTTCGAAAAGACTGTTCAGGCCCTCCACTGGGCACGCTCCCTCGGCCTCAGGGTGGTGCTCTGGGCCGAGAACGACGTTCTGTTCTACCGGGACGACAACCTGGCCAAGCTCAGGGGGCTGTTCGACGTCGTCATAACGAACGATGTGGAAAAGATGTTGGGGTATCTTAAAACGCTTGGGCTCAGGTAA